A portion of the Meriones unguiculatus strain TT.TT164.6M chromosome 14, Bangor_MerUng_6.1, whole genome shotgun sequence genome contains these proteins:
- the LOC132647061 gene encoding olfactory receptor 51I2-like, whose amino-acid sequence MLPSQPFLNISFFQPDSFFMTGIPGLEAVHGWISIPFFSMYTVALTGNCLILLAVRRTHSLHQPMYYFLSMLALSDVGLSLSTLPSTLAVLWFDYHFIGFNACLIQMFFLHFFSVVESSVLLAMSFDRFVAISNPLRYASVLTNNVIIRIGVAITSRATLSLLPLPFLLKRLNYCPGKILLSHSFCFHADVMKLACADITVNILYGLYVVLSTVGVDSLLIVMSYSLILHTVVGLASPRERVRTLNTCVSHILAVLVFYIPVIGVSMIHRFGRHLPHIVHALVAYVYLVVPPVLNPIIYSVKSKPIRGAMLRVISRKVQG is encoded by the coding sequence ATGCTCCCTTCCCAGCCTTTCCTCAACATCTCCTTCTTCCAGCCAGACTCTTTCTTCATGACTGGCATCCCAGGGCTAGAAGCTGTCCATGGCTGGATCTCCATCCCCTTCTTCTCCATGTACACTGTGGCACTCACTGGAAACTGTCTCATCCTCCTGGCTGTGAGGAGGACCCACAGCCTACACCAGCCCATGTACTACTTCCTGTCCATGCTCGCCCTAAGTGATGTGGGCCTCAGCTTGTCCACGCTGCCCTCCACACTGGCTGTGCTCTGGTTTGACTATCATTTCATTGGCTTTAATGCTTGTCTGATACAGATGTTCTTCCTGCATTTCTTCTCTGTGGTAGAGTCCTCAGTGCTCTTGGCCATGTCCTTTGACCGCTTTGTGGCTATCTCCAACCCACTGCGCTATGCATCTGTCCTCACTAACAATGTCATCATCAGAATTGGGGTGGCCATTACCTCCCGAGCTACCCTGTCCCTCTTACCACTGCCCTTCTTGTTGAAGCGACTGAACTACTGCCCTGgaaagatcctcctgtctcactcATTCTGCTTCCATGCTGACGTCATGAAGCTGGCCTGTGCTGACATTACTGTCAATATCCTCTATGGACTCTATGTGGTTCTGTCCACAGTGGGTGTAGACTCCCTGCTTATTGTCATGTCCTATTCCTTGATTCTTCACACAGTGGTGGGGCTAGCCTCTCCCAGGGAGCGTGTCCGGACGCTCAACACATGTGTTTCCCAtattttggctgtcctggtcttctACATTCCAGTCATAGGTGTGTCCATGATCCATCGCTTTGGTAGGCACCTGCCCCACATTGTTCATGCCCTTGTTGCTTATGTGTACCTTGTGGTTCCTCCCGTGCTCAACCCCATCATCTACAGCGTCAAATCCAAGCCTATCAGGGGGGCCATGCTCAGAGTGATAAGTAGGAAAGTCCAAGGCTAA